In the genome of Salmo trutta chromosome 18, fSalTru1.1, whole genome shotgun sequence, one region contains:
- the LOC115153332 gene encoding rho guanine nucleotide exchange factor 33 isoform X3, translated as MENSKTEGTFWFYNQDVTLTTEQNQEMEEANLEIAQLQSLVAELRTLLQGVLQDMAALQQRDSSLEERAQAHQRDLDDRIMGIRNSLNTFKEDLSSGLTQIKEISSRQKELQEGLEFLQSETGREIRPVQQRKSSKGDCHGEGHECLSNQTEHNVIQHYFASLPSISPHRSIASTQTSNSEQEAASGLPQRVQSKSPVWTESKESRDDTDAQSASENNKRQMAALELLESERVYVSYLSLLLKANITFNSTEDLHTKDKRPFPSSLRFLIQHHLELLHTLQERVLKCQWQGIMGDVFMRLTSKESDFLDFYVSYLKELPECLSVVNMLTTTSLKAAGLFEGDINGDETTRPSLHTLLLQPVQRIPVYLQLLQTLLKQTDAEHPDYYLLLVCIQQVRAFTTQYAHLLQHNKELLLHNRKELKRSTMKQFFKNVDCGNVMQANEMGSPYPTSNAILLSLSPYREHANQVKRSKQRHLEQIQSRRFQDWESEAHHSDSPIPFFSPDTNPRLKPPGLQSIPEMGSSEQLPGKRLAPGSALSDAQGEFLRPGDPPGLEGLYEDADSSLHNVSLFDHYSSASSDSSVDIAFVRCPKSHQAVREVYNSGGSRGSRYKQLPGRGCVSPGEAQMMQAHHRPLQAAQRKSKSLNGLQLDSTVSGDSGPGHLSDHLRGHGAHQHAKLERQSSNKYHPRSSKGQSSNNSPISPPQHRAEPERQIAATDKELHNNNHNKDSGSPPWGEEPRWKAVANNHTPFSERSRKQEKGGFRSSFKKLFKKKSGGGEKEKTDSQNSSDHEAGKTPRVAHLGIERGTAV; from the exons ATGGAAAACAGCAAGACGGAAGGTACATTCTGGTTCTATAATCAAGATGTCACCTTGACTACAG AACAaaaccaggaaatggaggaggCCAACCTAGAGATTGCTCAG CTGCAGTCCTTGGTGGCAGAGCTGCGTACGTTGCTGCAGGGGGTGTTACAGGACATGGCTGCGCTGCAGCAGAGGGACAGCAGTCTGGAGGAGAGGGCTCAGGCACACCAGAGAGACCTGGATGACAGGATCATGGGAATCAGGAACTCCCTCAACACGTTTAAG GAGGACCTGAGCAGTGGTCTAACCCAGATCAAAGAGATTAGCAGCAGACAGAAAGAGCTACAGGAAGGCCTGGAGTTCCTCCAATCAGAGACCGGCAGAGAGATCCGGCCCGTTCAACAGAG AAAAAGCTCCAAAGGGGACTGCCATGGGGAGGGCCATGAGTGTCTCTCCAACCAGACAGAGCATAACGTCATCCAACATTACTTTGCCAGCCTGCCCAGCATCTCTCCACACAGGAGCATAGCCTCGACACAGA CCTCTAACTCAGAGCAGGAGGCAGCAAGTGGCCTGCCCCAGAGAGTTCAGTCTAAGTCTCCAGTGTGGACAGAATCGAAAGAGAGCCGGGACGACACGGATGCACAGAGTGCCTCAGAAAACA ataagAGGCAGATGGCTGCCCTGGAGCTGTTGGAGTCAGAGAGGGTGTATGTGTCATACCTGTCTCTCCTactgaaagccaacatcaccttCAACAGCACAGAGGACCTCCACACCAAAGACAAACG GCCATTCCCCAGTTCTCTACGTTTCCTCATCCAGCATCACCTGGAGCTGCTTCACACCCTGCAGGAGAGGGTGCTCAAGTGCCAGTGGCAGGGCATCATGGGAGATGTATTCATGAGGCTCACCAGCAAAGAG AGTGATTTCCTGGACTTCTACGTGTCGTATCTGAAGGAGCTGCCTGAATGTCTGTCTGTGGTCAACATGTTGACCACCACCTCACTAAAAGCAGCCGGCTTGTTTGAG GGTGACATCAACGGGGACGAGACAACACGCCCCTCTCTCCACACTCTGCTTCTCCAGCCAGTACAAAGGATCCCTGTGTACCTTCAGCTGCTGCAG ACCCTGTTGAAGCAGACGGATGCAGAGCACCCTGACTACTACCTGCTGCTGGTGTGTATCCAGCAGGTCAGAGCCTTCACCACCCAGTACGCCCACCTACTGCAGCACAACAAAGAGCTGCTCCTGCACAACCGCAAAGAGCTCAAGAG GTCAACTATGAAGCAGTTCTTCAAAAATGTGGACTGTGGTAACGTTATGCAAGCCAATGAGATGGGCTCCCCTTACCCCACCAGCAATGCAATACT cctctccctctccccttacaGAGAGCATGCCAACCAGGTGAAACGCAGCAAGCAGAGGCACCTGGAGCAGATCCAGTCTAGACGCTTCCAGGACTGGGAGAGCGAGGCCCACCACTCCGACTCCCCCATTCCATTTTTCTCCCCTGACACCAACCCTCGCCTCAAACCCCCAGGCCTGCAGAGTATCCCTGAGATGGGGTCATCAGAGCAGCTGCCCGGCAAACGGCTGGCCCCGGGCTCAGCCCTGTCTGATGCCCAAGGTGAGTTCCTTCGCCCTGGGGACCCTCCGGGCTTGGAGGGGCTGTATGAGGATGCGGACTCGTCCCTCCACAACGTGTCCCTGTTCGACCACTACTCCAGTGCTTCGTCCGACTCTAGTGTCGACATTGCCTTTGTGCGCTGCCCTAAGAGCCATCAGGCTGTTCGCGAGGTCTACAACAGCGGGGGCAGCCGGGGGAGCAGGTACAAGCAGCTGCCTGGCCGGGGTTGCGTGTCACCAGGCGAGGCCCAAATGATGCAAGCACACCACCGCCCCCTGCAGGCCGCTCAGCGTAAGAGCAAGTCCCTGAACGGGTTGCAGCTGGACAGCACTGTGAGTGGGGACAGTGGCCCCGGACATCTGTCTGACCACCTGAGGGGCCACGGGGCCCACCAACACGCCAAGCTGGAGAGGCAGTCCAGTAATAAATATCACCCACGCAGCAGCAAGGGCCAGAGCAGCAACAACAGCCCCATCAGCCCCCCGCAGCACAGAgcagagccagagagacagatagcAGCCACTGACAAGGAGCTGcataacaacaaccacaacaag GACTCTGGGAGCCCACCCTGGGGGGAGGAGCCAAGATGGAAGGCTGTGGCGAATAACCACACCCCATTCAGTGAGAGGAGCCGGAAACAGGAGAAGGGAGGCTTCCGTAGCTCCTTCAAGAAGCTCTTCAAGAAAAA GtcggggggaggagagaaagagaagacagaCAGCCAGAACTCCAGTGATCACGAGGCAGGCAAGACCCCAAGAGTCGCCCACCTAGGCATCGAACGTGGAACTGCCGTGTGA
- the LOC115153332 gene encoding rho guanine nucleotide exchange factor 33 isoform X5 — MENSKTEGTFWFYNQDVTLTTEQNQEMEEANLEIAQLQSLVAELRTLLQGVLQDMAALQQRDSSLEERAQAHQRDLDDRIMGIRNSLNTFKEDLSSGLTQIKEISSRQKELQEGLEFLQSETGREIRPVQQRKSSKGDCHGEGHECLSNQTEHNVIQHYFASLPSISPHRSIASTQTSNSEQEAASGLPQRVQSKSPVWTESKESRDDTDAQSASENNKRQMAALELLESERVYVSYLSLLLKANITFNSTEDLHTKDKRPFPSSLRFLIQHHLELLHTLQERVLKCQWQGIMGDVFMRLTSKESDFLDFYVSYLKELPECLSVVNMLTTTSLKAAGLFEGDINGDETTRPSLHTLLLQPVQRIPVYLQLLQTLLKQTDAEHPDYYLLLVCIQQVRAFTTQYAHLLQHNKELLLHNRKELKRSTMKQFFKNVDCGNVMQANEMGSPYPTSNAILEHANQVKRSKQRHLEQIQSRRFQDWESEAHHSDSPIPFFSPDTNPRLKPPGLQSIPEMGSSEQLPGKRLAPGSALSDAQGEFLRPGDPPGLEGLYEDADSSLHNVSLFDHYSSASSDSSVDIAFVRCPKSHQAVREVYNSGGSRGSRYKQLPGRGCVSPGEAQMMQAHHRPLQAAQRKSKSLNGLQLDSTVSGDSGPGHLSDHLRGHGAHQHAKLERQSSNKYHPRSSKGQSSNNSPISPPQHRAEPERQIAATDKELHNNNHNKDSGSPPWGEEPRWKAVANNHTPFSERSRKQEKGGFRSSFKKLFKKKSGGGEKEKTDSQNSSDHEAGKTPRVAHLGIERGTAV, encoded by the exons ATGGAAAACAGCAAGACGGAAGGTACATTCTGGTTCTATAATCAAGATGTCACCTTGACTACAG AACAaaaccaggaaatggaggaggCCAACCTAGAGATTGCTCAG CTGCAGTCCTTGGTGGCAGAGCTGCGTACGTTGCTGCAGGGGGTGTTACAGGACATGGCTGCGCTGCAGCAGAGGGACAGCAGTCTGGAGGAGAGGGCTCAGGCACACCAGAGAGACCTGGATGACAGGATCATGGGAATCAGGAACTCCCTCAACACGTTTAAG GAGGACCTGAGCAGTGGTCTAACCCAGATCAAAGAGATTAGCAGCAGACAGAAAGAGCTACAGGAAGGCCTGGAGTTCCTCCAATCAGAGACCGGCAGAGAGATCCGGCCCGTTCAACAGAG AAAAAGCTCCAAAGGGGACTGCCATGGGGAGGGCCATGAGTGTCTCTCCAACCAGACAGAGCATAACGTCATCCAACATTACTTTGCCAGCCTGCCCAGCATCTCTCCACACAGGAGCATAGCCTCGACACAGA CCTCTAACTCAGAGCAGGAGGCAGCAAGTGGCCTGCCCCAGAGAGTTCAGTCTAAGTCTCCAGTGTGGACAGAATCGAAAGAGAGCCGGGACGACACGGATGCACAGAGTGCCTCAGAAAACA ataagAGGCAGATGGCTGCCCTGGAGCTGTTGGAGTCAGAGAGGGTGTATGTGTCATACCTGTCTCTCCTactgaaagccaacatcaccttCAACAGCACAGAGGACCTCCACACCAAAGACAAACG GCCATTCCCCAGTTCTCTACGTTTCCTCATCCAGCATCACCTGGAGCTGCTTCACACCCTGCAGGAGAGGGTGCTCAAGTGCCAGTGGCAGGGCATCATGGGAGATGTATTCATGAGGCTCACCAGCAAAGAG AGTGATTTCCTGGACTTCTACGTGTCGTATCTGAAGGAGCTGCCTGAATGTCTGTCTGTGGTCAACATGTTGACCACCACCTCACTAAAAGCAGCCGGCTTGTTTGAG GGTGACATCAACGGGGACGAGACAACACGCCCCTCTCTCCACACTCTGCTTCTCCAGCCAGTACAAAGGATCCCTGTGTACCTTCAGCTGCTGCAG ACCCTGTTGAAGCAGACGGATGCAGAGCACCCTGACTACTACCTGCTGCTGGTGTGTATCCAGCAGGTCAGAGCCTTCACCACCCAGTACGCCCACCTACTGCAGCACAACAAAGAGCTGCTCCTGCACAACCGCAAAGAGCTCAAGAG GTCAACTATGAAGCAGTTCTTCAAAAATGTGGACTGTGGTAACGTTATGCAAGCCAATGAGATGGGCTCCCCTTACCCCACCAGCAATGCAATACT AGAGCATGCCAACCAGGTGAAACGCAGCAAGCAGAGGCACCTGGAGCAGATCCAGTCTAGACGCTTCCAGGACTGGGAGAGCGAGGCCCACCACTCCGACTCCCCCATTCCATTTTTCTCCCCTGACACCAACCCTCGCCTCAAACCCCCAGGCCTGCAGAGTATCCCTGAGATGGGGTCATCAGAGCAGCTGCCCGGCAAACGGCTGGCCCCGGGCTCAGCCCTGTCTGATGCCCAAGGTGAGTTCCTTCGCCCTGGGGACCCTCCGGGCTTGGAGGGGCTGTATGAGGATGCGGACTCGTCCCTCCACAACGTGTCCCTGTTCGACCACTACTCCAGTGCTTCGTCCGACTCTAGTGTCGACATTGCCTTTGTGCGCTGCCCTAAGAGCCATCAGGCTGTTCGCGAGGTCTACAACAGCGGGGGCAGCCGGGGGAGCAGGTACAAGCAGCTGCCTGGCCGGGGTTGCGTGTCACCAGGCGAGGCCCAAATGATGCAAGCACACCACCGCCCCCTGCAGGCCGCTCAGCGTAAGAGCAAGTCCCTGAACGGGTTGCAGCTGGACAGCACTGTGAGTGGGGACAGTGGCCCCGGACATCTGTCTGACCACCTGAGGGGCCACGGGGCCCACCAACACGCCAAGCTGGAGAGGCAGTCCAGTAATAAATATCACCCACGCAGCAGCAAGGGCCAGAGCAGCAACAACAGCCCCATCAGCCCCCCGCAGCACAGAgcagagccagagagacagatagcAGCCACTGACAAGGAGCTGcataacaacaaccacaacaag GACTCTGGGAGCCCACCCTGGGGGGAGGAGCCAAGATGGAAGGCTGTGGCGAATAACCACACCCCATTCAGTGAGAGGAGCCGGAAACAGGAGAAGGGAGGCTTCCGTAGCTCCTTCAAGAAGCTCTTCAAGAAAAA GtcggggggaggagagaaagagaagacagaCAGCCAGAACTCCAGTGATCACGAGGCAGGCAAGACCCCAAGAGTCGCCCACCTAGGCATCGAACGTGGAACTGCCGTGTGA
- the LOC115153332 gene encoding rho guanine nucleotide exchange factor 33 isoform X4, translated as MENSKTEEQNQEMEEANLEIAQLQSLVAELRTLLQGVLQDMAALQQRDSSLEERAQAHQRDLDDRIMGIRNSLNTFKEDLSSGLTQIKEISSRQKELQEGLEFLQSETGREIRPVQQRKSSKGDCHGEGHECLSNQTEHNVIQHYFASLPSISPHRSIASTQTSNSEQEAASGLPQRVQSKSPVWTESKESRDDTDAQSASENNKRQMAALELLESERVYVSYLSLLLKANITFNSTEDLHTKDKRPFPSSLRFLIQHHLELLHTLQERVLKCQWQGIMGDVFMRLTSKESDFLDFYVSYLKELPECLSVVNMLTTTSLKAAGLFEGDINGDETTRPSLHTLLLQPVQRIPVYLQLLQTLLKQTDAEHPDYYLLLVCIQQVRAFTTQYAHLLQHNKELLLHNRKELKRSASDPGSDLVFWSTMKQFFKNVDCGNVMQANEMGSPYPTSNAILLSLSPYREHANQVKRSKQRHLEQIQSRRFQDWESEAHHSDSPIPFFSPDTNPRLKPPGLQSIPEMGSSEQLPGKRLAPGSALSDAQGEFLRPGDPPGLEGLYEDADSSLHNVSLFDHYSSASSDSSVDIAFVRCPKSHQAVREVYNSGGSRGSRYKQLPGRGCVSPGEAQMMQAHHRPLQAAQRKSKSLNGLQLDSTVSGDSGPGHLSDHLRGHGAHQHAKLERQSSNKYHPRSSKGQSSNNSPISPPQHRAEPERQIAATDKELHNNNHNKDSGSPPWGEEPRWKAVANNHTPFSERSRKQEKGGFRSSFKKLFKKKSGGGEKEKTDSQNSSDHEAGKTPRVAHLGIERGTAV; from the exons ATGGAAAACAGCAAGACGGAAG AACAaaaccaggaaatggaggaggCCAACCTAGAGATTGCTCAG CTGCAGTCCTTGGTGGCAGAGCTGCGTACGTTGCTGCAGGGGGTGTTACAGGACATGGCTGCGCTGCAGCAGAGGGACAGCAGTCTGGAGGAGAGGGCTCAGGCACACCAGAGAGACCTGGATGACAGGATCATGGGAATCAGGAACTCCCTCAACACGTTTAAG GAGGACCTGAGCAGTGGTCTAACCCAGATCAAAGAGATTAGCAGCAGACAGAAAGAGCTACAGGAAGGCCTGGAGTTCCTCCAATCAGAGACCGGCAGAGAGATCCGGCCCGTTCAACAGAG AAAAAGCTCCAAAGGGGACTGCCATGGGGAGGGCCATGAGTGTCTCTCCAACCAGACAGAGCATAACGTCATCCAACATTACTTTGCCAGCCTGCCCAGCATCTCTCCACACAGGAGCATAGCCTCGACACAGA CCTCTAACTCAGAGCAGGAGGCAGCAAGTGGCCTGCCCCAGAGAGTTCAGTCTAAGTCTCCAGTGTGGACAGAATCGAAAGAGAGCCGGGACGACACGGATGCACAGAGTGCCTCAGAAAACA ataagAGGCAGATGGCTGCCCTGGAGCTGTTGGAGTCAGAGAGGGTGTATGTGTCATACCTGTCTCTCCTactgaaagccaacatcaccttCAACAGCACAGAGGACCTCCACACCAAAGACAAACG GCCATTCCCCAGTTCTCTACGTTTCCTCATCCAGCATCACCTGGAGCTGCTTCACACCCTGCAGGAGAGGGTGCTCAAGTGCCAGTGGCAGGGCATCATGGGAGATGTATTCATGAGGCTCACCAGCAAAGAG AGTGATTTCCTGGACTTCTACGTGTCGTATCTGAAGGAGCTGCCTGAATGTCTGTCTGTGGTCAACATGTTGACCACCACCTCACTAAAAGCAGCCGGCTTGTTTGAG GGTGACATCAACGGGGACGAGACAACACGCCCCTCTCTCCACACTCTGCTTCTCCAGCCAGTACAAAGGATCCCTGTGTACCTTCAGCTGCTGCAG ACCCTGTTGAAGCAGACGGATGCAGAGCACCCTGACTACTACCTGCTGCTGGTGTGTATCCAGCAGGTCAGAGCCTTCACCACCCAGTACGCCCACCTACTGCAGCACAACAAAGAGCTGCTCCTGCACAACCGCAAAGAGCTCAAGAGGTCAGCTTCTGATCCAGGCTCAGATTTGGTGTTTTG GTCAACTATGAAGCAGTTCTTCAAAAATGTGGACTGTGGTAACGTTATGCAAGCCAATGAGATGGGCTCCCCTTACCCCACCAGCAATGCAATACT cctctccctctccccttacaGAGAGCATGCCAACCAGGTGAAACGCAGCAAGCAGAGGCACCTGGAGCAGATCCAGTCTAGACGCTTCCAGGACTGGGAGAGCGAGGCCCACCACTCCGACTCCCCCATTCCATTTTTCTCCCCTGACACCAACCCTCGCCTCAAACCCCCAGGCCTGCAGAGTATCCCTGAGATGGGGTCATCAGAGCAGCTGCCCGGCAAACGGCTGGCCCCGGGCTCAGCCCTGTCTGATGCCCAAGGTGAGTTCCTTCGCCCTGGGGACCCTCCGGGCTTGGAGGGGCTGTATGAGGATGCGGACTCGTCCCTCCACAACGTGTCCCTGTTCGACCACTACTCCAGTGCTTCGTCCGACTCTAGTGTCGACATTGCCTTTGTGCGCTGCCCTAAGAGCCATCAGGCTGTTCGCGAGGTCTACAACAGCGGGGGCAGCCGGGGGAGCAGGTACAAGCAGCTGCCTGGCCGGGGTTGCGTGTCACCAGGCGAGGCCCAAATGATGCAAGCACACCACCGCCCCCTGCAGGCCGCTCAGCGTAAGAGCAAGTCCCTGAACGGGTTGCAGCTGGACAGCACTGTGAGTGGGGACAGTGGCCCCGGACATCTGTCTGACCACCTGAGGGGCCACGGGGCCCACCAACACGCCAAGCTGGAGAGGCAGTCCAGTAATAAATATCACCCACGCAGCAGCAAGGGCCAGAGCAGCAACAACAGCCCCATCAGCCCCCCGCAGCACAGAgcagagccagagagacagatagcAGCCACTGACAAGGAGCTGcataacaacaaccacaacaag GACTCTGGGAGCCCACCCTGGGGGGAGGAGCCAAGATGGAAGGCTGTGGCGAATAACCACACCCCATTCAGTGAGAGGAGCCGGAAACAGGAGAAGGGAGGCTTCCGTAGCTCCTTCAAGAAGCTCTTCAAGAAAAA GtcggggggaggagagaaagagaagacagaCAGCCAGAACTCCAGTGATCACGAGGCAGGCAAGACCCCAAGAGTCGCCCACCTAGGCATCGAACGTGGAACTGCCGTGTGA
- the LOC115153332 gene encoding rho guanine nucleotide exchange factor 33 isoform X1, which produces MENSKTEGTFWFYNQDVTLTTEQNQEMEEANLEIAQLQSLVAELRTLLQGVLQDMAALQQRDSSLEERAQAHQRDLDDRIMGIRNSLNTFKEDLSSGLTQIKEISSRQKELQEGLEFLQSETGREIRPVQQRKSSKGDCHGEGHECLSNQTEHNVIQHYFASLPSISPHRSIASTQTSNSEQEAASGLPQRVQSKSPVWTESKESRDDTDAQSASENNKRQMAALELLESERVYVSYLSLLLKANITFNSTEDLHTKDKRPFPSSLRFLIQHHLELLHTLQERVLKCQWQGIMGDVFMRLTSKESDFLDFYVSYLKELPECLSVVNMLTTTSLKAAGLFEGDINGDETTRPSLHTLLLQPVQRIPVYLQLLQTLLKQTDAEHPDYYLLLVCIQQVRAFTTQYAHLLQHNKELLLHNRKELKRSASDPGSDLVFWSTMKQFFKNVDCGNVMQANEMGSPYPTSNAILLSLSPYREHANQVKRSKQRHLEQIQSRRFQDWESEAHHSDSPIPFFSPDTNPRLKPPGLQSIPEMGSSEQLPGKRLAPGSALSDAQGEFLRPGDPPGLEGLYEDADSSLHNVSLFDHYSSASSDSSVDIAFVRCPKSHQAVREVYNSGGSRGSRYKQLPGRGCVSPGEAQMMQAHHRPLQAAQRKSKSLNGLQLDSTVSGDSGPGHLSDHLRGHGAHQHAKLERQSSNKYHPRSSKGQSSNNSPISPPQHRAEPERQIAATDKELHNNNHNKDSGSPPWGEEPRWKAVANNHTPFSERSRKQEKGGFRSSFKKLFKKKSGGGEKEKTDSQNSSDHEAGKTPRVAHLGIERGTAV; this is translated from the exons ATGGAAAACAGCAAGACGGAAGGTACATTCTGGTTCTATAATCAAGATGTCACCTTGACTACAG AACAaaaccaggaaatggaggaggCCAACCTAGAGATTGCTCAG CTGCAGTCCTTGGTGGCAGAGCTGCGTACGTTGCTGCAGGGGGTGTTACAGGACATGGCTGCGCTGCAGCAGAGGGACAGCAGTCTGGAGGAGAGGGCTCAGGCACACCAGAGAGACCTGGATGACAGGATCATGGGAATCAGGAACTCCCTCAACACGTTTAAG GAGGACCTGAGCAGTGGTCTAACCCAGATCAAAGAGATTAGCAGCAGACAGAAAGAGCTACAGGAAGGCCTGGAGTTCCTCCAATCAGAGACCGGCAGAGAGATCCGGCCCGTTCAACAGAG AAAAAGCTCCAAAGGGGACTGCCATGGGGAGGGCCATGAGTGTCTCTCCAACCAGACAGAGCATAACGTCATCCAACATTACTTTGCCAGCCTGCCCAGCATCTCTCCACACAGGAGCATAGCCTCGACACAGA CCTCTAACTCAGAGCAGGAGGCAGCAAGTGGCCTGCCCCAGAGAGTTCAGTCTAAGTCTCCAGTGTGGACAGAATCGAAAGAGAGCCGGGACGACACGGATGCACAGAGTGCCTCAGAAAACA ataagAGGCAGATGGCTGCCCTGGAGCTGTTGGAGTCAGAGAGGGTGTATGTGTCATACCTGTCTCTCCTactgaaagccaacatcaccttCAACAGCACAGAGGACCTCCACACCAAAGACAAACG GCCATTCCCCAGTTCTCTACGTTTCCTCATCCAGCATCACCTGGAGCTGCTTCACACCCTGCAGGAGAGGGTGCTCAAGTGCCAGTGGCAGGGCATCATGGGAGATGTATTCATGAGGCTCACCAGCAAAGAG AGTGATTTCCTGGACTTCTACGTGTCGTATCTGAAGGAGCTGCCTGAATGTCTGTCTGTGGTCAACATGTTGACCACCACCTCACTAAAAGCAGCCGGCTTGTTTGAG GGTGACATCAACGGGGACGAGACAACACGCCCCTCTCTCCACACTCTGCTTCTCCAGCCAGTACAAAGGATCCCTGTGTACCTTCAGCTGCTGCAG ACCCTGTTGAAGCAGACGGATGCAGAGCACCCTGACTACTACCTGCTGCTGGTGTGTATCCAGCAGGTCAGAGCCTTCACCACCCAGTACGCCCACCTACTGCAGCACAACAAAGAGCTGCTCCTGCACAACCGCAAAGAGCTCAAGAGGTCAGCTTCTGATCCAGGCTCAGATTTGGTGTTTTG GTCAACTATGAAGCAGTTCTTCAAAAATGTGGACTGTGGTAACGTTATGCAAGCCAATGAGATGGGCTCCCCTTACCCCACCAGCAATGCAATACT cctctccctctccccttacaGAGAGCATGCCAACCAGGTGAAACGCAGCAAGCAGAGGCACCTGGAGCAGATCCAGTCTAGACGCTTCCAGGACTGGGAGAGCGAGGCCCACCACTCCGACTCCCCCATTCCATTTTTCTCCCCTGACACCAACCCTCGCCTCAAACCCCCAGGCCTGCAGAGTATCCCTGAGATGGGGTCATCAGAGCAGCTGCCCGGCAAACGGCTGGCCCCGGGCTCAGCCCTGTCTGATGCCCAAGGTGAGTTCCTTCGCCCTGGGGACCCTCCGGGCTTGGAGGGGCTGTATGAGGATGCGGACTCGTCCCTCCACAACGTGTCCCTGTTCGACCACTACTCCAGTGCTTCGTCCGACTCTAGTGTCGACATTGCCTTTGTGCGCTGCCCTAAGAGCCATCAGGCTGTTCGCGAGGTCTACAACAGCGGGGGCAGCCGGGGGAGCAGGTACAAGCAGCTGCCTGGCCGGGGTTGCGTGTCACCAGGCGAGGCCCAAATGATGCAAGCACACCACCGCCCCCTGCAGGCCGCTCAGCGTAAGAGCAAGTCCCTGAACGGGTTGCAGCTGGACAGCACTGTGAGTGGGGACAGTGGCCCCGGACATCTGTCTGACCACCTGAGGGGCCACGGGGCCCACCAACACGCCAAGCTGGAGAGGCAGTCCAGTAATAAATATCACCCACGCAGCAGCAAGGGCCAGAGCAGCAACAACAGCCCCATCAGCCCCCCGCAGCACAGAgcagagccagagagacagatagcAGCCACTGACAAGGAGCTGcataacaacaaccacaacaag GACTCTGGGAGCCCACCCTGGGGGGAGGAGCCAAGATGGAAGGCTGTGGCGAATAACCACACCCCATTCAGTGAGAGGAGCCGGAAACAGGAGAAGGGAGGCTTCCGTAGCTCCTTCAAGAAGCTCTTCAAGAAAAA GtcggggggaggagagaaagagaagacagaCAGCCAGAACTCCAGTGATCACGAGGCAGGCAAGACCCCAAGAGTCGCCCACCTAGGCATCGAACGTGGAACTGCCGTGTGA